TTCGTCTCGCGCCGGATCAGACGCTGGCCGACGCTCGCCGCGCGTGGGCGCGTACGCACCAGGGACGCGCCGGGTAGATCCTCGGGACGGGCGGCGCGGGGTACCGCTGCCAGGGCCCCATCAGCGCGATCAAGGAGAATGCATGAAGCACACCGTCCGGTTGACCGTCAACCGGCGTCCATTCGAGGAAGAGGCCGACAGCCGCCAGCTCCTCGTGCACTTCATCCGCGAGACGCTCGGGCTCACGGGGACGCACGTCGGCTGCGTCATCGGTGAATGTGGGGCCTGCTCCGTGTTGCTCGACGGCAAGGTGGTGAAGTCCTGTCTCATGCTCGCCGCGCAGGCTGATGGCTGCGAGCTCACGACGATTGAGGGACTGGAGCAGGACGGGACGATCCATCCGCTTCAGGCGGCGTTCATCGCGGCGTACGGTGTCCAGTGCGGCTATTGCACGCCGGGGATGATCCTCGCAGGCCTCGATCTTTTGTCCCGAAATCCCCAGCCGACCGAGGGTGAGATCAGGAAGGCGCTGGAGGGGAACCTCTGCATGTGCACCGGATACACGCAGATCGTGCGAGCGATTCAGCAGGCGGCCGCCACGATGGCCGCCACGAGCGGGGGAACGCAATGACGGCGCGTGAGGAGCGCCCGCTCGCCTTCGTGGGCCAGCGCGTTCGGAGTCACGAGGCTCCGCGCCACGCGACCGGACGCGGGCGGTTCGTCGACGATTTCCGCGTGGCCGGCATGCTCTATGGCGGCGTGCTCCGGAGCAGCTTCCCCCACGCCCGCATCGTCAGCGTGAACGCGGACGAGGCGCGCAAGCTGCCCGGCGTCGTCGCGGTCTTGACGCCTGCCGACTTCCGCGAAATGACGCATCCCTTCGCGCCCGGGCGCTATGCCGCGGGGCTCCGCGCGCCCATCATGGAATATCCGACGGCCGTGGACAAGGTGCGCTACATGGGGGAGCCGGTCGCGGCCGTGGCCGCCCGCGATGCCGCGACGGCCGAGGATGCGCTTGACCTGATCGAGGTGGAGTACGATCCGCTGCCCGCGGTGGTCGATCCCTTCGATGCCGCCCGACCCGAATCCGCGCTGCTGTACGAGGAGCTGGGCACGAACGTGCCGTGGCAGGGAGCCATCCGCTACGGAGACGTCGAGCGCGCGTTCCGCGAAGCTGACGTGGTCGTTCGCCACCATCTGAAGATGCACCGGTACAGCTCGATCCCGCTCGAGCCCTTCGCCATGATCGCCTCCGCGGACCCGACGCGCCAGTCCGTGACGATGTGGATCAACGCGCAGGTGCCCGACGTGATCGACGACGCGCTTCGGGAGGCCCTCGGTCTCCAGGATGTCCGAATCTACATCCCTGACGTCGGCGGCGGCTTCGGCCAAAAGATCCACCTGATCCGAAAGTACGCCGTCATCACTGCGCTCCTCTCCCTCCGCAGCGGGCGGCCCGTGAAGTGGGTCGAGGACCGCACCGGTCACATGATGGCTGGCGGCCAAACGTGCCTGCAGCATTGGGACGTCGAGGCCGCCGTGAAGAAGGACGGCACCGTGCTTGGCCTGCGCGTGCACGAGGTGGACGACGTCGGCGGCTCAATCAGCACGCTCACCATCCACTTCACCAACAAGCTCAACAATCTGACGAACGTCTATACGACCCGGCACATCGCGCTCGAAGGCAGCTCGGTTGTGACGAACAAGTGCCCGGTCGTGCCCAATCGCGGCATCGGGAAGCCGGGGATGTGCTTCATCTGGGAGCGCACCATAGACCGGATCGCCGAGCAGCTCGCGATGGATCCCGTCGAGCTGCGGCGCCGAAACCTGGTCCAGGCGAATCAGTTCCCCTACGAGACGCCCAATGGGAACATCTACGACAGCGGCGACTATCAGACCCTGCTCGACCGATGCCTTGCGGGGATCGGCTACGACGCGCTCCGCAAGGAACAGGCGCGGGCGCGGGAGGAAGGACGCTACCTGGGCGTGAGCGTTGTGATGGGGGTTGAGCCGGGCGGCCGGAACGCGGCGCGCGACCTGGCCATCTTCCCCGGCGCCAACGTGGCGGGGAGCGGCGGAGTGAACGGCGCAACGCTCCGGATCGAGCGCAGCGGGCAGGTCACCTTGTTCCTCGGGAGCCCCAACTGCGGGCAGGCCCACGAGACGACGACGGCCCAGGTCGTCGCCGACATCCTCGGCGTCACGCCCGACCAGGTCACCGTGATCTCGCCTTTCGACAGCGAATCGGCGCCCTGGGGAACGGCGGCGGCGAATAGCGGGAACAATTTCCACCTGTACGACATCGGCGCGGTCCACGGCGCCGCGACGACCCTGAAAGCCAAAGTCACCGAGCTGGCCAGCCACCTCCTCGACGCGGATCCGGAAGAGCTGGTGTTCGCCGGCGGAACCGTCGCCCGGGCCGACGGGAAGCGGATCACCTTCACCGAGCTTGGCCGCGTCGCGTACGGCAACCAGGCGCGCATCCCGCCCAGGATGGAGCCCGGGCTCCAGGCTACCCACTATTTCACCTTTCCGCACGCGCAGCCGTACCTCGTTCCCGACGAGCTGGGTCGCGTCCGCGCGCAATTCTCCTTTTCGTCCGCCGCCCACGCCGCCGTCGTGGAGGTCGACGTGGAGACGGGGGACGTCAAAGTGCTTCGGTACCTGATCGTGAGCGACAACGGGACGATCATCAATCCAGACGTTGTGGATGGGCAGATCTATGGCTCGGCCGCTCACGGTATTTCGGCCGCTCTGGGCGAGGGGTTCGTGTACGACGAGGAGGGACGACTCCTCACCCTGACCCTCACCGACTATGGAAAGGCGACCGCCGAGGAGACGCCGCTGGTCGAGATTGACCACTATTCGGTCCCGTCACCCTTTACCACGCTGGGACAAAAGGCCGCCGGCGAAGGGGCGTCGATCCCCGCTCCGGCCGCCATCGCGGGGGCAGTGGAGGACGCGCTGCGACCGTTTGGCGTGCGCGTCCATGAACTCCCG
The nucleotide sequence above comes from Chloroflexota bacterium. Encoded proteins:
- a CDS encoding (2Fe-2S)-binding protein, which encodes MKHTVRLTVNRRPFEEEADSRQLLVHFIRETLGLTGTHVGCVIGECGACSVLLDGKVVKSCLMLAAQADGCELTTIEGLEQDGTIHPLQAAFIAAYGVQCGYCTPGMILAGLDLLSRNPQPTEGEIRKALEGNLCMCTGYTQIVRAIQQAAATMAATSGGTQ
- a CDS encoding xanthine dehydrogenase family protein molybdopterin-binding subunit; amino-acid sequence: MTAREERPLAFVGQRVRSHEAPRHATGRGRFVDDFRVAGMLYGGVLRSSFPHARIVSVNADEARKLPGVVAVLTPADFREMTHPFAPGRYAAGLRAPIMEYPTAVDKVRYMGEPVAAVAARDAATAEDALDLIEVEYDPLPAVVDPFDAARPESALLYEELGTNVPWQGAIRYGDVERAFREADVVVRHHLKMHRYSSIPLEPFAMIASADPTRQSVTMWINAQVPDVIDDALREALGLQDVRIYIPDVGGGFGQKIHLIRKYAVITALLSLRSGRPVKWVEDRTGHMMAGGQTCLQHWDVEAAVKKDGTVLGLRVHEVDDVGGSISTLTIHFTNKLNNLTNVYTTRHIALEGSSVVTNKCPVVPNRGIGKPGMCFIWERTIDRIAEQLAMDPVELRRRNLVQANQFPYETPNGNIYDSGDYQTLLDRCLAGIGYDALRKEQARAREEGRYLGVSVVMGVEPGGRNAARDLAIFPGANVAGSGGVNGATLRIERSGQVTLFLGSPNCGQAHETTTAQVVADILGVTPDQVTVISPFDSESAPWGTAAANSGNNFHLYDIGAVHGAATTLKAKVTELASHLLDADPEELVFAGGTVARADGKRITFTELGRVAYGNQARIPPRMEPGLQATHYFTFPHAQPYLVPDELGRVRAQFSFSSAAHAAVVEVDVETGDVKVLRYLIVSDNGTIINPDVVDGQIYGSAAHGISAALGEGFVYDEEGRLLTLTLTDYGKATAEETPLVEIDHYSVPSPFTTLGQKAAGEGASIPAPAAIAGAVEDALRPFGVRVHELPLTKEAVWRLIQDARSQGGSVSGARS